The following are from one region of the Chitinivibrionales bacterium genome:
- a CDS encoding SUMF1/EgtB/PvdO family nonheme iron enzyme, translating into MLFGPRLFTSLSLLVLFLIAVPEVASESSLLSKDTVSPENPPNGMVWIPGGVFTMGTIDADDEEGPYHEVKISGFFMDRTEVTQEQFKKKIFSNPSFNKTCPTCPAERVTWFEANAYCKKAGKRLPTEAEWEYAARGGLQTIYSWGAKHTQADSFAWYESNAAFTTHPVGKKKPNNYGLHDMNGNVWEWCADWYDARYYEKTPRENPPGPEEGTHRVIRGGSFENPDRALRPAARDRCKPDARRPGIGFRCMKGK; encoded by the coding sequence ATGTTGTTCGGCCCACGACTTTTCACTTCTCTCTCTCTTCTCGTCCTCTTTCTCATTGCAGTTCCCGAAGTAGCTTCTGAATCCTCTTTGTTGTCAAAGGATACGGTTTCACCTGAAAATCCGCCCAACGGTATGGTGTGGATTCCCGGCGGGGTTTTTACAATGGGTACTATCGACGCCGATGATGAAGAAGGCCCTTATCATGAAGTCAAAATATCGGGATTTTTCATGGACAGGACCGAAGTTACCCAGGAGCAGTTTAAAAAGAAGATTTTCAGTAATCCATCGTTCAATAAAACATGTCCGACATGTCCTGCCGAACGGGTGACCTGGTTTGAAGCCAATGCCTATTGTAAGAAAGCCGGCAAACGACTTCCCACCGAAGCCGAATGGGAATATGCTGCACGAGGCGGTTTACAGACGATCTACTCCTGGGGGGCAAAACATACACAAGCCGACAGCTTTGCCTGGTATGAAAGCAATGCCGCATTCACGACTCATCCGGTAGGGAAGAAAAAACCCAATAACTATGGACTTCATGATATGAACGGTAATGTATGGGAGTGGTGTGCAGACTGGTATGATGCCCGCTACTATGAAAAAACCCCCCGTGAAAATCCTCCCGGTCCCGAAGAAGGAACGCACCGGGTGATACGGGGCGGCTCTTTTGAAAATCCCGACCGTGCCCTTCGTCCGGCAGCCCGGGACCGTTGCAAACCCGACGCTCGACGGCCAGGCATCGGATTTCGATGCATGAAGGGGAAATGA